One Tripterygium wilfordii isolate XIE 37 chromosome 10, ASM1340144v1, whole genome shotgun sequence DNA segment encodes these proteins:
- the LOC120006938 gene encoding uncharacterized protein LOC120006938: MEVLQLISLDHVHPHDLIFCEQEVIHLNAHEEIFCHACSKSLEGASFYYCGECYFFLHKTCAELPPVIKHPSHRKHPLILHPNSQSSPDGSLCDMCGLKIGNFLYNCYCDFDLDIDCAMVARCFFQPEGHNHHFTAWCRSDPFTCDFCGTYSDRSEYTSEALVPWICTKCHVVVHGKCMSLPFTVHLPQHDHPLIHTYCITESQSIVLICRVCCQEVNREFGCYSCQNCPCVVHVDCIIDNVQEVRQKFWAEEIEAANNQLVEQEIEHFSHPRHKLILLQHDDDHEIETKCDGCMRLISCPFYRCLECDFSLHITCSKLPKQINHPLHPQHPLTLVPNNDKFTLCCWACSNPFHGFSYRCRACFGFTIDIRCALVNPLEFYHDSHKHPLSVFTQGNNYPQCTSCGKACREDDKYMLRCKERCPFALHYGCAILPRTIKYEYDEHSLVLLYHGNDDSDGFPYCDICEQDRNPNLWFYACPNYLECPIYVHPECAQGDCPYVKLGTSIKAPDLHEHELFFIRRTQDFLPCHLCSKNDQEISLECNKEKCNFSVHFYCAIL; this comes from the coding sequence ATGGAGGTGCTTCAATTGATATCTTTAGATCACGTCCACCCTCACGATCTCATCTTCTGCGAGCAAGAAGTCATACACCTAAACGCCCATGAAGAAATTTTTTGCCATGCATGCTCGAAATCATTGGAGGGTGCTAGCTTCTACTATTGCGGTGAGtgttatttctttcttcataAGACCTGTGCAGAGTTACCCCCTGTGATTAAACACCCCTCACATCGTAAACACCCTCTGATTCTTCACCCGAATTCACAATCCAGTCCTGATGGATCTCTCTGTGATATGTGTGGGCTAAAGATTGGCAACTTCCTTTACAATTGCTATTGCGACTTTGACCTTGATATCGATTGCGCTATGGTTGCACGGTGCTTCTTTCAACCTGAAGGTCACAACCATCATTTCACTGCGTGGTGTAGGTCAGATCCATTTACATGCGATTTTTGTGGCACGTATAGTGATCGGTCTGAATACACGTCAGAAGCTTTGGTCCCTTGGATATGCACTAAATGTCATGTTGTAGTTCATGGTAAATGTATGTCACTGCCATTCACAGTTCACTTACCACAACATGATCACCCCCTCATCCACACTTACTGCATTACTGAAAGTCAGTCTATTGTTTTAATTTGTAGAGTTTGTTGTCAAGAAGTGAATAGAGAATTTGGATGTTattcttgtcaaaattgtcCCTGTGTTGTCCATGTCGACTGCATAATAGACAACGTGCAAGAAGTAAGACAAAAGTTCTGGGCAGAAGAAATTGAGGCAGCGAACAACCAATTAGTTGAACAAGAGATTGAACATTTCAGTCATCCTCGTCATAAATTAATTCTGTTACAACATGATGATGATCACGAGATTGAAACAAAATGCGATGGCTGCATGCGTCTCATCTCTTGTCCCTTTTACAGGTGTCTAGAATGTGATTTTTCTCTCCATATCACCTGTTCCAAATTACCGAAACAAATCAATCACCCACTTCACCCACAACACCCCCTAACCCTTGTTCCAAACAATGATAAGTTCACTCTCTGTTGTTGGGCTTGCTCAAATCCGTTCCATGGCTTCTCCTATCGTTGTAGAGCTTGTTTTGGATTCACAATTGATATCCGATGTGCTTTAGTCAATCCTCTAGAATTCTACCATGATAGTCATAAGCACCCCCTCAGTGTGTTCACCCAAGGCAATAACTATCCACAATGTACTTCTTGTGGCAAGGCCTGCAGGGAAGACGACAAGTACATGCTCCGATGCAAAGAACGATGTCCCTTCGCATTGCACTATGGATGCGCCATATTACCACGTACAATCAAGTATGAGTATGATGAGCATTCTCTTGTCCTCTTATACCATGGAAATGATGATTCGGATGGGTTTCCTTATTGTGATATTTGTGAACAAGATAGAAATCCTAATCTTTGGTTTTACGCTTGTCCTAATTATTTGGAGTGTCCAATTTATGTTCATCCTGAATGTGCTCAAGGTGACTGCCCCTACGTGAAGCTAGGAACTAGTATCAAGGCTCCCGATCTGCACGAACATGAGCTCTTTTTCATCCGAAGGACGCAAGACTTCCTTCCATGTCACTTGTGCAGTAAGAATGATCAAGAAATATCCCTTGAGTGTAACAAGGAAAAGTGCAATTTTAGCGTTCATTTCTATTGTGCCATCCTTTGA
- the LOC120006939 gene encoding heparan-alpha-glucosaminide N-acetyltransferase isoform X1 yields the protein MGMYEPIKGGDDDFDTRNSSSSMMIDNKDVESAIQISQSSSSSVSNTNAAAIIVNLNKQKQVQEKDPLVLSSSNSNNHHRHNQQQPPQRQPRLVSLDVFRGLTVAVMSYLIQLMILVDDLGGLVPAINHSPWNGLTLADFVMPFFLFIVGVALALAYKKLSCRISATKKATLQALKLLLVGLVLQGGFFHGINNLTYGVDIQQMRLMGVLQRIAIAYIVAALCEIWLKGEDDIGTKLFALTKYRFHWVVVLMLSVIYLSLLYGLYVPDWEYQISAETSSSAPEIFSVKCGTRGNTGPACNAVGMIDRKVLGIQHLYLKPVYARTKQCSINSPDNGPLPPDAPSWCQAPFDPEGLLSSVMAIITCFVGLHYGHIIVHLKDHWDRIVHWTIISSCLVVVGFGLSFFGMHINKALYTFSYMCVTGGAAGLLFTAIYVMVDVCGFRRVNMVFEWMGKHALMIYVLVACNVLPIMLHGFYWKQPQNNILSLIGIGK from the exons ATGGGTATGTATGAGCCTATTAAAGGAGGAGACGATGATTTTGATACTAGAAATAGCAGTTCGTCGATGATGATCGACAACAAAGATGTTGAATCGGCGATCCAGATCtctcaatcttcttcttcttctgtatcGAATACCAATGCTGCTGCTATTATTGTTAATCTGAACAAACAGAAACAGGTTCAAGAAAAAGATCCGTTGGTGCTTTCATCTTCCAACTCCAACAACCACCACCGTCACAATCAACAACAACCACCACAACGGCAGCCGCGGCTTGTTTCGCTCGACGTCTTCCGGGGTCTCACTGTTGCGGTAATGTCGTATTTGATTCAG CTTATGATACTAGTAGATGATCTGGGAGGACTTGTGCCAGCTATTAATCATTCGCCATGGAATGGACTAACCCTTGCAGACTTTGTCATGccattttttctatttattgtCGGTGTCGCTCTTGCACTTGCTTACAAG AAATTGTCTTGCCGGATTAGTGCAACTAAGAAAGCAACATTGCAAGCTTTGAAGCTTCTTTTAGTAGGCCTTGTTCTTCAAG GAGGATTTTTTCATGGCATAAACAATCTAACTTATGGAGTTGATATTCAGCAAATGAGACTGATGGGGGTGTTGCAG AGAATTGCAATAGCATATATAGTGGCGGCGTTATGTGAGATTTGGCTGAAGGGCGAGGATGACATTGGTACAAAATTGTTTGCGCTGACGAAGTACCGTTTTCATTG GGTTGTGGTTTTGATGCTTTCCGTTATATATCTTTCATTGTTATACGGCTTGTATGTTCCTGATTGGGAATATCAGATTTCAGCTGAGACCTCATCTTCAGCACCGGAAATCTTCTCC GTGAAGTGCGGAACAAGGGGTAACACTGGACCAGCTTGTAATGCTGTTGGAATGATTGATCGTAAAGTATTGGGCATTCAACATCTATATTTGAAACCAGTCTACGCACGAACAAag CAATGCAGCATTAATTCCCCTGATAATGGCCCTCTGCCTCCTGATGCTCCTTCATGGTGTCAAGCCCCTTTTGATCCCGAAGGACTCCTGAG TTCAGTGATGGCCATTATCACTTGCTTCGTTGGTTTACACTATGGCCACATCATCGTCCATTTAAAG GATCACTGGGATAGAATCGTCCACTGGACTATCATATCATCATGTCTTGTAGTCGTAGGCTTTGGTTTGAGCTTCTTTG GGATGCATATAAACAAGGCTCTTTACACATTCAGCTACATGTGTGTGACTGGCGGCGCTGCTGGCCTTCTTTTTACCGCAATTTATGTGATG GTTGATGTGTGTGGATTTAGGCGTGTAAACATGGTGTTCGAGTGGATGGGAAAGCATGCTCTGATGATTTATGTCCTTGTAGCCTGCAATGTACTCCCTATAATGCTACATGGATTCTATTGGAAGCAGCCTCAGAACAACATT CTTAGCTTAATAGGAATTGGAAAATGA
- the LOC120006939 gene encoding heparan-alpha-glucosaminide N-acetyltransferase isoform X2 codes for MGMYEPIKGGDDDFDTRNSSSSMMIDNKDVESAIQISQSSSSSVSNTNAAAIIVNLNKQKQVQEKDPLVLSSSNSNNHHRHNQQQPPQRQPRLVSLDVFRGLTVALMILVDDLGGLVPAINHSPWNGLTLADFVMPFFLFIVGVALALAYKKLSCRISATKKATLQALKLLLVGLVLQGGFFHGINNLTYGVDIQQMRLMGVLQRIAIAYIVAALCEIWLKGEDDIGTKLFALTKYRFHWVVVLMLSVIYLSLLYGLYVPDWEYQISAETSSSAPEIFSVKCGTRGNTGPACNAVGMIDRKVLGIQHLYLKPVYARTKQCSINSPDNGPLPPDAPSWCQAPFDPEGLLSSVMAIITCFVGLHYGHIIVHLKDHWDRIVHWTIISSCLVVVGFGLSFFGMHINKALYTFSYMCVTGGAAGLLFTAIYVMVDVCGFRRVNMVFEWMGKHALMIYVLVACNVLPIMLHGFYWKQPQNNILSLIGIGK; via the exons ATGGGTATGTATGAGCCTATTAAAGGAGGAGACGATGATTTTGATACTAGAAATAGCAGTTCGTCGATGATGATCGACAACAAAGATGTTGAATCGGCGATCCAGATCtctcaatcttcttcttcttctgtatcGAATACCAATGCTGCTGCTATTATTGTTAATCTGAACAAACAGAAACAGGTTCAAGAAAAAGATCCGTTGGTGCTTTCATCTTCCAACTCCAACAACCACCACCGTCACAATCAACAACAACCACCACAACGGCAGCCGCGGCTTGTTTCGCTCGACGTCTTCCGGGGTCTCACTGTTGCG CTTATGATACTAGTAGATGATCTGGGAGGACTTGTGCCAGCTATTAATCATTCGCCATGGAATGGACTAACCCTTGCAGACTTTGTCATGccattttttctatttattgtCGGTGTCGCTCTTGCACTTGCTTACAAG AAATTGTCTTGCCGGATTAGTGCAACTAAGAAAGCAACATTGCAAGCTTTGAAGCTTCTTTTAGTAGGCCTTGTTCTTCAAG GAGGATTTTTTCATGGCATAAACAATCTAACTTATGGAGTTGATATTCAGCAAATGAGACTGATGGGGGTGTTGCAG AGAATTGCAATAGCATATATAGTGGCGGCGTTATGTGAGATTTGGCTGAAGGGCGAGGATGACATTGGTACAAAATTGTTTGCGCTGACGAAGTACCGTTTTCATTG GGTTGTGGTTTTGATGCTTTCCGTTATATATCTTTCATTGTTATACGGCTTGTATGTTCCTGATTGGGAATATCAGATTTCAGCTGAGACCTCATCTTCAGCACCGGAAATCTTCTCC GTGAAGTGCGGAACAAGGGGTAACACTGGACCAGCTTGTAATGCTGTTGGAATGATTGATCGTAAAGTATTGGGCATTCAACATCTATATTTGAAACCAGTCTACGCACGAACAAag CAATGCAGCATTAATTCCCCTGATAATGGCCCTCTGCCTCCTGATGCTCCTTCATGGTGTCAAGCCCCTTTTGATCCCGAAGGACTCCTGAG TTCAGTGATGGCCATTATCACTTGCTTCGTTGGTTTACACTATGGCCACATCATCGTCCATTTAAAG GATCACTGGGATAGAATCGTCCACTGGACTATCATATCATCATGTCTTGTAGTCGTAGGCTTTGGTTTGAGCTTCTTTG GGATGCATATAAACAAGGCTCTTTACACATTCAGCTACATGTGTGTGACTGGCGGCGCTGCTGGCCTTCTTTTTACCGCAATTTATGTGATG GTTGATGTGTGTGGATTTAGGCGTGTAAACATGGTGTTCGAGTGGATGGGAAAGCATGCTCTGATGATTTATGTCCTTGTAGCCTGCAATGTACTCCCTATAATGCTACATGGATTCTATTGGAAGCAGCCTCAGAACAACATT CTTAGCTTAATAGGAATTGGAAAATGA
- the LOC120006940 gene encoding UPF0481 protein At3g47200-like, with translation MAGANWAEQVNINLNKMKVDNNSQEMEDWRKQSIYKLTTSITDLNKKAYIPQAVSFGPYHHGKAHLLPMEEHKERALLHFLKRSNKHPQLLIDSLADMVKDLKSSYAMLPTKWQEDDNKFIQLMILDGCFMLEILHSYEQRLEDYADSDPIFSKHGKLHMIPHMRRDMLIIENQLPMLVLETLLACKTEQKDDEHLNKLILNLCSPNTMVPPVLGKCLHVLDVYRKSLLHGEQYQGGGTESIDGVIIPSATELNEAGIRFRRSKTASLEDISFKRGTLRLPPITIDDATESMFLNLIAFERYHVGAGNQVTSYIFFMDNIIDTGKDVALLESRQILQNALGSDKAVADLFNSLSKDTTLDPDSKLSLVQNNVLKYYNKPWNEWKANLIHTYFRNPWALITLLAAVILFALTIVQTVYTVYPYFQNDSPPPPPAVPPPPPPAVPPPPQPVSRRSGYHHHM, from the exons ATGGCAGGAGCAAATTGGGCTGAACAAGTTAACATCAATCTCAACAAAATGAAGGTAGATAATAATTCCCAGGAGATGGAGGACTGGAGGAAGCAGTCAATCTATAAACTTACTACCAGCATCACAGACCTAAACAAGAAGGCCTACATCCCTCAAGCAGTCTCTTTCGGCCCTTACCATCACGGAAAAGCTCATCTGCTGCCAATGGAGGAGCACAAGGAACGAGCGCTGCTTCATTTTCTAAAGAGATCAAATAAACATCCACAATTGTTGATTGATTCCTTGGCAGACATGGTGAAGGATTTGAAATCCTCATATGCTATGCTTCCAACAAAGTGGCAAGAAGATGACAACAAATTCATACAGCTGATGATCCTTGATGGCTGTTTCATGCTCGAAATCTTGCATAGCTACGAGCAGAGACTGGAAGACTATGCTGACAGTGACCCAATCTTCAGCAAGCATGGGAAGCTTCATATGATCCCGCATATGAGGCGTGATATGTTGATCATCGAAAATCAGTTGCCAATGCTGGTTCTTGAAACGCTCTTAGCTTGCAAGACTGAACAAAAG GATGATGAGCATCTCAACAAGCTCATACTGAACTTATGCTCGCCCAATACAATGGTGCCGCCAGTCCTGGGTAAATGCCTTCATGTTCTGGATGTATATAGAAAGAGTCTACTTCACGGAGAACAATATCAGGGAGGTGGTACAGAAAGCATTGATGGTGTTATCATCCCATCTGCAACAGAGCTTAATGAAGCTGGAATCCGGTTCAGGAGAAGTAAAACTGCAAGCCTTGAAGACATTTCGTTCAAACGCGGAACCCTTAGACTTCCTCCTATAACCATTGACGATGCCACTGAATCGATGTTCTTGAATCTGATAGCCTTTGAGCGGTACCACGTTGGGGCGGGCAACCAGGTCACATCCTATATATTCTTCATGGATAATATCATCGACACCGGAAAAGATGTGGCGCTCCTAGAATCAAGACAGATCCTGCAGAATGCGTTGGGAAGTGACAAAGCTGTTGCTGACCTGTTCAACTCACTCTCTAAAGACACAACACTGGACCCAGATAGCAAGCTAAGTCTGGTACAGAACAATGTCCTAAAATACTACAATAAGCCCTGGAATGAGTGGAAAGCCAATCTCATTCACACATATTTCAGAAATCCTTGGGCTCTTATAACCCTTTTAGCTGCCGTAATCCTTTTTGCCCTCACCATAGTCCAGACTGTCTATACCGTATATCCTTATTTCCAAAATGACTCTCCTCCCCCACCTCCAGCcgttcctcctcctccacctccggctgttcctcctcctccacaaCCGGTTTCCAGAAGAAGTGGTTACCATCATCACATGTAG
- the LOC120008062 gene encoding UPF0481 protein At3g47200-like produces MEIEMDMEDWEKQSIYQLTTSITELNEKAYIPQAVSFGPYHHGKAHLLPMEKHKERAMRHFLKRSNKPRQVLIDSLAEVVKDLKSSYAVLPTEWQEDDDKFIQLMILDGCFMLEILHSYEKTPKDYASSDPIFSSHGKLYMIPYMRRDMLMLENQLPMLVLERLLACEAGPNDEDNKRLNELILKLFSPNDKVTPALGKCLHVLELYRKNLLDGNTDSRVVKGSSGGVIIPSATELDEAGIRFRKSKTTSLEDISFKCGILKFPPITVDDGTESMFLNLMAFERYHNGAGNQVTSYIFFMDNIIDTEKDVALLESRDIIDNALGSDKAVVELFSTLSKDISVDSDNKLHVVQNNVKEYYKKFWNRWRATLFHTYCRNPWVLISLVAAIFLFAVTIVQTVYTVYPYYKNNSPGPPPAVPPPPPLPPPPMLNPPPPVSRRGGFHRHI; encoded by the exons ATGGAGATTGAGATGGACATGGAGGACTGGGAGAAGCAATCAATCTACCAACTAACTACCAGCATCACAGAGCTAAACGAGAAAGCCTACATCCCTCAAGCAGTCTCTTTCGGTCCTTACCATCACGGAAAAGCTCATCTGCTGCCAATGGAGAAGCACAAGGAACGAGCGATGCGCCATTTTCTAAAGAGATCAAATAAACCTCGGCAAGTGTTGATTGATTCCTTGGCAGAAGTGGTGAAGGATTTAAAATCCTCATATGCTGTGCTTCCAACAGAGTGGCAAGAAGACGACGACAAATTCATACAGCTGATGATCCTTGATGGCTGTTTCATGCTCGAAATCTTGCATAGCTATGAAAAGACACCGAAAGACTATGCTTCCAGCGACCCAATCTTCAGCAGCCATGGGAAGCTTTATATGATCCCGTATATGAGGCGTGATATGTTGATGCTCGAAAATCAGTTGCCAATGCTGGTTCTTGAAAGGCTCTTAGCTTGCGAGGCTGGACCAAAC GATGAGGATAATAAGCGTCTCAACGAGCTCATACTGAAGTTATTCTCTCCCAATGATAAGGTGACGCCAGCCCTGGGTAAATGCCTTCATGTTCTGGAGCTATACAGGAAGAATCTACTAGACGGAAATACAGATTCGAGGGTTGTTAAAGGAAGCTCTGGCGGTGTAATTATCCCATCTGCAACAGAGCTTGATGAAGCTGGAATCCGGTTCAGGAAAAGTAAGACTACAAGCCTTGAGGACATTTCGTTCAAATGCGGAATCCTCAAATTCCCTCCTATAACCGTGGATGATGGCACTGAATCGATGTTCTTGAATCTGATGGCCTTTGAGCGGTACCACAATGGGGCAGGCAACCAGGTCACATCCTATATCTTCTTCATGGATAATATCATCGACACCGAAAAAGATGTGGCGCTCCTAGAATCAAGAGATATCATAGATAATGCCTTGGGAAGTGACAAAGCTGTTGTTGAACTGTTCAGCACACTCTCTAAAGACATATCAGTGGACTCAGATAACAAGCTACATGTGGTACAAAACAACGTCAAAGAATACTACAAGAAGTTCTGGAATCGGTGGAGAGCCACTCTCTTTCACACCTATTGCAGAAATCCTTGGGTTCTTATATCCCTTGTAGCTGCCATCTTCCTTTTTGCCGTCACCATAGTCCAGACGGTCTATACTGTCTATCCTTATTACAAAAACAACTCTCCCGGCCCTCCCCCAGctgttcctcctcctccacctctaCCTCCACCTCCTATGCTTAATCCTCCACCACCGGTTTCCAGAAGAGGCGGTTTCCATCGTCACATATAA
- the LOC120008019 gene encoding UPF0481 protein At3g47200-like produces the protein MVALKSAEALLLDLGNPAYQTERDTRLIDAPKSNKACSKYEGGGRKRNRLAVSIPSATELNEAGVGFKRNRNANLEDISFKRGNLKVPPPIMVDDDTEMMLLNLIAFEQQHVGAGNQIASYIFLMDNLIDNEKDVVLLESRDIIENDVGSEKAIAQLFKSLAKNITLDPDSNLNEVLANVKIYSEKPWNKRKAYLNRTYFRNPWAPISLTASVVLFANPDCLYCIS, from the exons ATGGTCGCTCTAAAATCAGCGGAAGCTCTTCTCCTTGATCTTGGCAATCCTGCATATCAA ACAGAAAGAGACACTAGATTAATTGATGCACCCAAATCCAATAAGGCATGTTCAAAATATGAGGGAGGTGGTAGAAAAAGAAACCGCCTTGCTGTTAGTATCCCATCTGCGACAGAGCTTAATGAAGCTGGAGTTGGGTTCAAGAGAAATAGGAATGCAAACCTTGAAGACATATCGTTCAAACGTGGAAACCTTAAAGTCCCTCCTCCTATCATGGTGGACGACGACACTGAAATGATGTTGTTGAATCTGATAGCCTTTGAGCAGCAACACGTTGGGGCAGGCAACCAGATCGCATCCTATATATTCTTGATGGATAATCTCATCGACAATGAAAAAGATGTGGTGCTCCTAGAATCAAGAGATATCATAGAGAATGACGTCGGAAGTGAGAAAGCTATTGCTCAACTGTTCAAATCACTGGCTAAAAACATAACACTGGACCCAGATAGCAATCTAAATGAGGTATTAGCCAATGTCAAAATATACTCCGAGAAGCCCTGGAATAAGCGGAAAGCCTATCTCAATCGCACATATTTCAGAAATCCATGGGCTCCTATATCCCTTACAGCTTCTGTCGTCCTTTTTGCCAATCCAGACTGTCTATACTGTATATCCTAA